GCGGCATCCCGTACTCGAGGGCGCGAATGAAGTCTTCGTCCATCTGGTGGGCCTCTTCGTCCCCTGCCTCGCCTTCCAGAACCTGCTTCAGGAACCGCTCTTTCTGGTCGACCGGGTCGTTCAGTTCGGAGAAGGCGTTCGCCAGTTCCCTCCCGACGATGAAAAGCTCGAACCGCTCAACATAATCGGGATTGTCATCGCATTTCTTCGACAGCGGCGATATGTCCGTAGGATAGTCGGTGATAAAGGTGGGCTGAATGAGTTTGGGCTCAACAAGCGACTCGAAGACCTCGTTAAGGACCTTTCCCAAAGGTTCCCCGCCCGTCAGGTTCGCCCCGAGTTTTTTCGCGAACTTCCGGGTTTTCTCAGCATCGGCAAGGACCTCTTCGTGCACACCGGCCTCGCGAAGGGCATCCAGGTAGGTGATCCGCTTCCAGGGCGGCGAGAGATTGATCAGGTGGCCCTCGTATTCAACCTCGGTCGTGCCGAGGACCTCTTGTGCAATGGAGCTGATCATCTGCTCGGTCATGGTCATGAGGTCGCGGTAATCGGCATAGGCCGTATAGAACTCGAGCATGGTAAACTCGGGGTTGTGCCGTGTCGAGATGCCTTCATTCCTGAAATTGCGGTTGATCTCATATACTTTTTCAAATCCGCCTACCAGCAGCCGCTTCAGGTACAGCTCCGGCGCGATGCGCAGGTAAAGGTCCATGTCCAGGGCGTTGTGGTGCGTCTTGAACGGTTTCGCGGTCGCCCCCCCGGGTATGGTCTGCATCATCGGGGTCTCGACCTCGATGTATCCGCGGGCATTCAGGTAGCCCCTGATCGCCTGGACGATCTTCGTGCGCAGCAGAAAAACTTTTCTGACATCGGGATTCACGATCAGGTCCAGATACCGCTGGCGATAGCGCAACTCAACGTCCGTCAGGCCATGCCATTTTTCGGGCAAGGGGCGGAGCGATTTCGAGAGGAGCGTGAAGTCTTCGATGTCGATCGTAAGTTCATTGGTCTTGGTACGGAACAGAAACCCCTTCACTCCTATGAAATCGCCGATGTCGAGCTTTTTAAAAAAAGCATATTTGTCATCGCCGAGCGTGTTCTTTTGAAAATAGAACTGGATACGCCCCGATCCGTCCTGCAGATGCGCGAAACCTGCTTTGCCGAAGCTCCGCAGGGCGACGATCCGTCCTGCAAGAACGACGTCAACCCGCGATTTTTCAAGATCTTCCTTGCTTGTTTGTCCGTACTGGTCGCTGAGACCCTGTGCGGAAACAGACACGTCGAACCTTCCCGCATACGGACGAATGCCCATCGCGCTGATCTCATCACGCTTCTTAAAGCGCTGCTGAATCAACTCGTTGTAATCTTCCATGAAAATCCCCTTCACAATAATGATAAGCTTAAGCGCCGATTATACTGATTATACTCGGAATCGTCAAGGACAAACGAGCTTGACAGGCAGGCTGGATGAAGATTTCATCCAACAGGTCCCGGTAATCAGCGACACAACGTTATCGTTTCTCGAAGGTATCAACGTTATGTGTCCCGGTTTCTTTTCTATCTGTTGACTTGTTACATCGTTATCAGTATATTGATAACGATGATTGAGCCAAGGGGGACTGGCCTAAAGGGTAAGCGTTCCCCAACAGACGATTGCCTTCTGGGATC
The sequence above is drawn from the Nitrospirota bacterium genome and encodes:
- the lysS gene encoding lysine--tRNA ligase — translated: MEDYNELIQQRFKKRDEISAMGIRPYAGRFDVSVSAQGLSDQYGQTSKEDLEKSRVDVVLAGRIVALRSFGKAGFAHLQDGSGRIQFYFQKNTLGDDKYAFFKKLDIGDFIGVKGFLFRTKTNELTIDIEDFTLLSKSLRPLPEKWHGLTDVELRYRQRYLDLIVNPDVRKVFLLRTKIVQAIRGYLNARGYIEVETPMMQTIPGGATAKPFKTHHNALDMDLYLRIAPELYLKRLLVGGFEKVYEINRNFRNEGISTRHNPEFTMLEFYTAYADYRDLMTMTEQMISSIAQEVLGTTEVEYEGHLINLSPPWKRITYLDALREAGVHEEVLADAEKTRKFAKKLGANLTGGEPLGKVLNEVFESLVEPKLIQPTFITDYPTDISPLSKKCDDNPDYVERFELFIVGRELANAFSELNDPVDQKERFLKQVLEGEAGDEEAHQMDEDFIRALEYGMPPAAGEGIGIDRLVMLLTGASSIRDVILFPQMKKEK